From one Leifsonia sp. Root1293 genomic stretch:
- a CDS encoding alpha-hydroxy acid oxidase — protein sequence MVQRQIPKPAELAELMKFKKPTLNPTERRLEKALTIADLRAIAKRRTPKAPFDYTEGSAEGEISLKRARQAFQDIEFHPSILRNVPVVDTTRQVLGGPSALPFGIAPTGFTRMMQTEGEVAGAGAAGAAGIPFTLSTLGTTSIENVRQANPVGRNWFQLYVMRDREISYELVRRAAAAGFDTLFFTVDTPVAGARHRDKRNGFSIPPQLTPGTVLNALPRPAWWINFLTTPKLEFASLSSTGGTVGELLDSAMDPTISFDDLDIIRGMWAGKIVVKGVQTVADAKLLADRGVDGIVLSNHGGRQLDRAPIPFHLLPDVAREVGGDLEVHLDTGIMSGADIVASIALGARFTLIGRAYLYGLMAGGRRGVDKTIDILRTEIVRTMKLLEVSSLDELGPQHVTQLARLTPIARGVTDAAEAAASAKPSVVRTPRASAPRKAPVRK from the coding sequence ATGGTCCAGCGCCAGATCCCGAAGCCGGCCGAGCTCGCCGAGCTCATGAAGTTCAAGAAGCCGACCCTCAACCCGACCGAGCGCAGGCTCGAGAAGGCATTGACCATCGCGGACCTGCGCGCGATCGCGAAGCGACGCACTCCCAAAGCGCCGTTCGACTACACCGAGGGATCGGCCGAGGGCGAGATCTCGTTGAAGCGCGCTCGGCAGGCGTTCCAGGACATCGAGTTCCACCCGTCGATCCTGCGCAACGTGCCCGTCGTCGACACCACCCGCCAGGTTCTGGGCGGCCCGAGCGCCCTGCCCTTCGGCATCGCTCCGACGGGCTTCACGCGCATGATGCAGACCGAGGGCGAGGTGGCCGGAGCCGGAGCCGCGGGCGCAGCCGGCATCCCGTTCACCCTCTCGACCCTCGGCACGACCTCCATCGAGAACGTGCGACAGGCCAATCCCGTGGGCCGCAACTGGTTCCAGCTGTACGTGATGCGCGACCGCGAGATCTCCTACGAGCTCGTCCGTCGCGCCGCGGCCGCCGGCTTCGACACGTTGTTCTTCACCGTCGACACTCCCGTCGCCGGCGCCCGTCACCGCGACAAGCGCAACGGCTTCTCCATCCCGCCGCAGCTCACGCCGGGTACCGTTCTCAACGCGCTGCCGAGGCCGGCCTGGTGGATCAACTTCCTCACCACGCCCAAGCTGGAGTTCGCTTCCCTCTCGTCGACCGGCGGCACCGTCGGCGAGCTGCTCGACTCCGCCATGGACCCGACGATCTCCTTCGACGACCTCGACATCATCCGGGGCATGTGGGCAGGCAAGATCGTGGTCAAGGGCGTGCAGACGGTCGCGGATGCGAAGCTGCTCGCCGACCGCGGGGTCGACGGCATCGTGCTCTCGAACCACGGCGGACGCCAGCTCGACCGGGCACCCATCCCCTTCCACCTGCTGCCGGATGTCGCCCGCGAGGTGGGAGGCGACCTCGAGGTGCACCTCGACACCGGCATCATGTCCGGAGCCGACATCGTCGCCTCGATCGCCCTCGGCGCTCGCTTCACGCTGATCGGACGCGCGTACCTCTACGGCCTCATGGCCGGTGGACGCCGGGGAGTCGACAAGACCATCGACATCCTCCGCACCGAGATCGTGCGCACCATGAAGCTGCTCGAGGTGTCTTCACTCGACGAGCTCGGGCCGCAGCACGTCACGCAGCTCGCGCGTCTCACGCCGATCGCGCGTGGAGTGACGGATGCCGCCGAGGCTGCGGCCTCCGCGAAGCCCTCCGTCGTGCGCACGCCGCGTGCCAGTGCGCCGCGCAAGGCTCCGGTCAGGAAGTAG